The sequence CTAAAAAACGAGTTCTTTTTGGCTTAAGCTTATTTCCCACCATAAGCCATCCATAAGTCAGAAAAGAACTGAGCCTTGTAAGTCAAGAAATCTAAACACTCCTTGTCTTCACGTGAGCAGGTAGTATTGCTTGGATTGATGCGAAGCAGCGGCAGAAGCAGCGCGGTAGATCGTTGTTGCCTCGGGACTCCAGGCGCCTCGGTACGCGATCGGAGCAAAGCGATCGGGCGGATCGCCTTCACGGGAAATAATCCACAGCTTCCAGAGTTTCTGTCAATCTCGGAAACGGCGGCGCGCGATGGAATTCCTGACGGCATTGCATTGCATTGCGCAAAATTATACGCTTAAAAGGCGCACAAACATGCGGTGGAAATACATGCCGTGAGATGGTGGCAATATCTAATAGAGTGGAGAACCGCTAAGTAAGCAATCCAAAATTTGAAACTTAGCAAAAATCATCTAAGTAAGCTTTAACaaattatgaaaaaaaatcaaGTAGAGGATGGAAAGAAACTTAAAATTGGGATCTTCTAACCTACGAAAAGACATGTACTATATATCTTTCGCTTCAACttaaagaaaaagtttttcttatTATTTTCCTAAACCAATGTTGACCCCGCCGTCAACCTAGAGGATAATGAAACACACCACCACCGCACCCACTCATACGTTGGTTCGGATAAACATTTATGCAATACATTTGTTGGGCGCATGGTTTAACAAAAGTGTGTGAGCGCCACAAGCATGTTGAGCTAGTTATTTGTTTGTCGCCTATTGTCTCGTGCAAAACGATTTGTTAACTGCACGATTTGCTTCAAACAGGCAAAGAATTAATTCTGTCTCTAATATCTCATTGTAGATTATATCCAATTAGATAATGGCTTTCGTCTGTGATCCATATACCTTTGCTTTGTGTACTCAGTTTAATCTATGAAATTATTGCTCAATTATGTTTAAGTCCAAATTAGATACTATATATCCAATTAATTGGCTGATGTTATCTCATTTACAAATTAATACTATATCCAATTTGTATCATAAGATTCGTCATGAAAAATCCTATTTTATTAATTTTAAATTATAGATGTTCATTACTCTCAGAGACGGACCTAGATTGGGCCAAGCCCAGGGCCCAGGCTGCTACAGCAACAAAGTAAATCAACCTAACGCCCCAGACCCAGGCCCCCCCGGCCTGGGTCTTGGATCCGCCACTGATTATTCTATAATTTTGATCGAAAAACACGTATATGTATGTCTTTCACGAAAAATTGATGCATCTTATATTTTATATTAAAACGGAAGGAGTACACTATTTTAATAAATATATATAGTAGGGAGTACACTATTTTAGTAAATAGTATAGATAGATTTTCACCGCTTCAAACAACCTAGTAAACAAACTAGCCTAATCATCCATTACTAATTTAGACGCAAGAAAACCTAGGAAATCTTATACAGCTTCAAAGATCAAACGCCCAGGGGTTCTCCCTTCTgatctccgcctcctcctccggcgtgaAGTCGTTCTCGAGGTTGAACATCTTGCGTATGCCCTCGACCGGCTGGCCCTTGACCATGTCGGCCGCCGTCTGGCAGCTCAGGTCCAGGAGCCCCTTGACGTCAAGGTAGTTGGCGGCGAGGATGAGGTCGAACAGCGTCGCCTGGTCCACGGCAATGAACTTGGCGTCGAAGCTCTTCAGGTCCTCCTTCTCGCTGGCGCTGGCGTTGTTGTCGTCGACGACGACGTGCTTGTTGCAGTACTCGATGACCTTGCTGAGGGTCTTCGCGGGGACGTTGGGGAGGGGGATCCCGTTGTCGGCGCAGCCGTCCTCGATCATGTGTTTGATGGTCTGCGACATCTTGCCCACCTCCTCCGTGATCTCGAAGCTCTCGCCGTCGGAGCTGATCAGCGTGAACATCTTGTTGCTCTCGTCGCCCACGGCAACCACCTCGCCGCTGCTGCTTGCGCCCGCCGCCGTCGAAGCCATGGTTCCCGCTTGCTTGGATCTCGTCGACTCTTGATCTTGATCGTAAGCTTGGATCGATTTGGTTCAGGCCACCTAGGACTCCCGTATGTAAAGGGCCAGACAAGGCAACAAGAGACCGACTCGATGTACTACTCAGGTTTCGAGATGGATCGGATCTCTTGTCGGACGCGACAATGATTGATCTCACGGAATCAGTCAAGAGTACGTATGCCTTTCAAACATTGAGAGTGGTTTTTCAGCTCTCGGGTGCCCCTACGCCttctatgaacagtaaattcgaaaaattCCAAGGCGCCAAGACCGTCACCAGGGGCGTGGTGATCACCACGCGCGCCTCTTCCAGCGACGCGGTGACCGGCCGAAGCGGCAACCGCCACGCGCGCCTCTTCCATTGGCGCGGTGGCCGGCCGAAGCAGCAACCGGCGGCCATCACCACGGATCAGACAAGGAGGAGAAGAGGCCGGACATCTCACCGGCGAGTGCTCGCTCCTCCCTTTTCTGGTGTCTCCGTTGTTTTCGCTCTTTAGTAGAAGTACGTGCTCATAACGTGTTTGAGATCGAAAAGAACAAATGATCAAACTAGACGAAGTGCTATATATATAGCAATGGAACAGTCGTTTTACAAGGGGGCTTTCTTTATATCGTTCAAAAAAAAAAGGGGGGGCGCCGGTTCGGATGGAACCAATGTGGCGGTTGCTCCAAATTTCCCTCCCATCATGCAAATAAATAAAATGAATAAAGTATGGGCGGAACCAAAAATATTTTAATGATTCCACGCAAAAATAATATGTTAATGATATATACTAAAATGTAAAAAAAATGGTGATTtgttttcaagtttgtgaacacgTATCACTCCATTTCGTATCCATTGTAGCACGGGAGCACTTGTATCCCGCACTTGAAAGTATTAAAGGATGAGGGAGCACTATACAGACAAATTTTGGCATAATACTCCCTCCATGTCAGATTACAAAAAATACAGCGGAGTATATTAGATTTGCTCCAAGTCAAATTAGGTTAGGcctgaccaagtttatagaaacgTATGAACATTTGCAATACCAAGTATAAAcgatataaaaatatatttctttaTGAATCTCATAATATTGATTTGGTACTGCAGATGTTGATAACCTTTTCTAAAGACTTGGTCAaaatttacaaagtttgacttgagaCAACTAATCTGCACTATATTTTGACATGGAGGGAGTAAATACGAATGAATATAAATGTCTCGTCAATGAAACAGGAGTTAAGAGAGTGAAATGGCCTCCTCAATGAAACAATCAAATAATTGACGAATAATCTGACAACGTTCGCATGAACTACCGAacaacatgaacaactttgaaggGATGACGTCTCCAATGTACAACAGTTGGTTCAAATCCCATGAAACAACAAACAGAATGGACCAGACAGCAGACTTTCTCCCCTCCCCATTTGCTGTATCGAACTCCTTGGAGGGAACCAAATGAGCATAAATCTGTGTAGTAATGGATCATGTTGCTGAACAACGCCAGCTTCACAGATTCGCGAGTGGCTGGCATTCATAACGTTCACAGATACGAAAGGCTAAAACATGGTTGAATTGGTGACAACAACTTATTGGTCAGTGATCCATTTTCATGTCAGTGATCTTCTGGCAGGGTCTTCTATGTAACTCGGTTTTTTTTATTTCCTTGATGGCTATGCATCATCTGTGCCTGCAGAAGCTGCACCCTTTTTATTCCTGGTAACTTTGCTTGCTGGAAAGTGAAGCCTTGCGTACAGTGGTCTTGGTGCTCTTGATGTCCTATCAAAGCCCCTCACACAAACAAATCCTGCAGATGTTCGTTCAGACGTATAAACATCTACTTTCCCAAGTAAAAATGTTACTGGAAATCTCCCAAATGAACTTAAATGAAATCTCATCAATAGCATTCTACCCCATTATAGCTCCCTCCAACAATCCTCATGGACAAATACGCTATccacattgatatatatatatatatatatatatatatatatatatatacttttgtTTATTTCCAATAGATAATCCTCCAATTCCCACAGCTTTTCTTTGTTTGACAGATAAAACCGACATCTTAGACATGTTTATCCTCTTGGGAGCTGTTACTGTTAAATCACATAAATTTATGTTTCTGTCTGATGCAACAAAGTTCATATTTGACCAATATATTTCAAAGTAATCATATTTTTTGTGTAAAATTACATAAGTTAATTTTGTATTAAAAAATGCTTCCATAATGTTACGCATTTATGGGCTTCACAAGTTTTTTGGCAAATATTAGTCATCTGAGGTACATCCTGGAACATAAAATAAGACAAGAAATATTTGACTCCAGGAAATAGTTTTGATCGCAGCATCCCTAATTATAAATGACAAAAACATTTAGATGATTACCTCTCCAGAAGCACTGCTGTATGTCTTCAGTTGTTAAACCTGCAAAAGAAACATGCAAAGTATAATCATCTACACATTCTCGATGTGGTAATCTAATTATTAACCTTTGCCATGTTTTATATTCGTCTAGTAGAAGATAATCCGCCAAAAAAATATTGTTTGTTTATACAAGGTTAATAATGTTAGTATAAAACTCAAGCGTTGACACAGGACAAATGGATGTGGGAGTACATTCTGGTGCTTAAAACAGATGCAATCTCCCATGCGTGAACGTAAAACCAGGTAAAAATTGGAAGCAAGGAATTTTGCTGAATATATCATTTTCCATAACATCTAGTACTTCCCAGTTAAACTTTTTTGTGCAGTTAGCTAATTTCTAGCATAATTTAAGGTTTACCGAATTTTATTACAAAGTGATTTCTTCATTCGTATAATAATATTTCAATCCATCATTCCGTTTTGTAGTTGAAACTCCAACATCAATGCAAGCCCCAACGTAACATCGCCACCTAATGTCTCCACACATGTGCTAATCGTGCATGCGAACGTATTTCTATGTGTCTATCTAGACGGTGGAAATGAACTGATGAGCTTTGCTTGGGAATAAAGCCTCATCGAATATGCACAGATCGAATTTTCCCAATGAGTTTTCTAGTTTCCACATGACTGCACACCCTGCAGTACCACCACGGCCAGAGCATAGACTTCAAGACATGCACCATCAAGGATCTTGGTCCAGTGATTTGATAGCCTGAATCCCATTCAATACCACCGCCCCTATTTCTTCTGTTTTTGAATCTCGGTTTTGCCTCGGTTTGCTTGTTGCTGTGGAGTCGAAGCTGCAGCGGCAGGGCCCTGTGGTGTACGATGACTGGCTGCATGTAGCCTGTTCGGCGATCTTCCTTGGCGCCAGCTGTGCCTGGTTTTGTTCTTCTGAGTTCTCCGTCAGAGTCGGAGCTGTGTTGTCTGGCTGCAGGTCGACTTGTCGTCGATGAGGGTGGGCTTTGCCCTGTGTGTTTCAGTCTATGGGAGTGGGGCTTGGCCCTTGTTGTTCcggtttttgcccggttttccataattaactgggcaattctcttctgcttaattaatagatgaggcaatctttgcctccgtttcgaaaaaaaataatGCGATTAGTGTACATGCTCTTCCAtcttgtgttcttcatgttccttTGGCAGTTGGTACTAGTATTGCATGGGACAGCTAGATGTTCATATATGCCAAAAACTAATCTCTTGCCATATTACCATGACTAAAGGAAGTCCAACAAAATTAGTGGGAATAAAATAATAGTCAGCAGGTAACATCAACTGGAGTTCTACTGACAGTACTTTATTTTGCCTATCTCAAACTTCTCAGTCAATCTATATGGTTTGTTTTGAAAGATAAGAAACCCACCACAGTGCAATCAAATGCTGAATCCTTGGTTCTCGTTAGGGATATACCTTTAAAGATTGAAGGAACTGAAGTTCCGAAGTAAACTGTTCTCCTAGGGAGGTCCCATATCCATCTCCTCGGAACATCAACTGGGTTTCGGCTTGAGTCGTGATCAGCAAATACCTGCAGTATAACATTTGAACAGCTAGTAACTATAATATCAGGAACATTTGTATTTCTGTTGATGCTATTATACCATTCCAACTATGAACAGATGTAACTCAGTCATTACCTCATTTACTTGGAAATATGTCCCATTAAGTGGAAAGCTTCCTCTCATAGCTGTTCGACACGGTACCTATTTGAGTTAATTCAACAAAAAGATAGTTAGGCACTACCATTTTGAAGATAGTAATATGTAAGCTCATTGGGTCATTGATATTTGACATACTGAACTTTTGTACAGTAGATAACAGTAGATAATCTACTCCATGGATTAATTCACGGCCAGGTAGCTTACTACTACAACATATTCGACACATACATAAATCTAAAATTTTGATGTTCACTCTCATCATACAATGTGGATGGTATGTACAACATGGGCCATAGCGGTTCTCAACCAAACACAATATAAGTAATGCCACTGTTTCTTGACTTCCAAATTGCATAATGCGTGAATGAAAAGTGACAATGAGGGGAAGTCGTCGGTTTGCTCCTCACATACTCAAAAGGATCAGACCGATCGATCTCACCATGCCATGCACAAACACCAAAATTGTATACCCGTTAATTCATCACACAATTAGTTGAGACGAAGGATTTTTAACACAAATCATTTGTCTCCGTTAGAGCACGCATCATCTATTAAGAGTTCAGGATTTTAAAGACAACTTAGGAATCATTTCCCAAAATCTATAGCTGATATGAACCTTGGGGTTCCCATTAAAGATAACCATCATGTAGAGGAAGGCCAGACATCAGGCTTGAAGGGGATTGGTGTTTAGAAGGGGAGTGATGGATGCATTGAGATGAGAGAACTTTTGGGAGAGAATAGTATTCATCCGTTAGGATGCATATAGGAGGATCGAAAATTGAGTTCTGAGCATGGGGACAATGGAGAACTTTATTTTGAAGTTCAAAAAAACGAATTCGTACGGcttgaaaaatttcaaaattttgtgTACATGCACATATAGCAGCGCAGTATAACGTGCCAAAATTTCACCAATATACGTGCTTGCATGTGAGagatacaaaaaagacaaaatacATGCAAATTTGGGcccagttttttttttgtttttgggccgaaattttgtcttttttgtgcgGCTTACAATACAACGTATTTTTGAACGAACTTTCACACGTACTTAAGACCACATGCATGCGTATTCATgtaaaaaaatcaaatcttttaAGCACTTGTTTTGGGGGGTTCAAAATGAAGTGCTCCGTTGCCCCCATGTTCTGAAAATCCATCTTAATAGGAGGATCCACTTATCTCTTTTTGGACTCCAACTCTAATAATTCCTTACTAGCTTACAAATTAGCTTCTTAACTTGATATATCGTAATAATGGAGTCTTCCTAATCAATGGTGGAGTTGGACACTGGTTTCCTACAGAGCATCTTGCTGGCCAGCCACTTAGTACTGTTCTGGCAAGTATATTACATAAATGAGTAACGTACCAAAATTGTTCCTCTGACTGTTTGAGCCTGCGCCTCTCGCATACTGTTGCAACTGAAGCATGCACTGCTGTCACATAGTTTACCGCTCTCATTGGAGTTGCATGCTGTCTTGGGTGCATCAATTGACTGAGCTGTTTCACCTGTTTTATATTTGAATGAACATTAGCAGCCCTCAACTGTACAGGGAGTATGACAGCCATAATACTTCAGCTTATAATGTGTTTCTTACCTGGGGTCCATATAGAGAGTAGATACGGGCAAGGATCATCAGGCTCTCTTTGGTCGTACTGCACAAAAGAAAGAATTTTTTTTAATTGTAATCTTATTTCACATTTAGCACAGTAATTTTTTTGATAATGACCGATGAACTCACTCCTTCCAGAAGTGGATGTGAGTCCGGCAGTTCATAGCTGCAGCCATGTAGAAAACAGAGAAGCCAAATAATGAGAACATTTCAGTACAGATCCTGTGTAAATTTCTTTGCTGTACTAGCAACATAACAAAAGATACGAAGGTACTATAGTTGATACTGGTTTTGTGGAAGACAAGGACATACACTTGATGCTCTGTTCTTAGGCGACTAACATTCTTGAGCCTAGGAGTCGGGATAGATGCAGCTTCCGGAGTTATGGCAACCAAGGCACTTGACATATCAGCATCTTCCATTTCAATGTTATTGACTTGCATATAATTCTTGAGATTCTGTGCAAACTCCTCGAAATTAAGCTTGATTGTAGGAATTTCTTCAGGATCATCAAGAAAAATATCCTCTATGGCACTCTCTCTCATCTCTGCAGTCTCTGGTTCTGGTTCCGGACTTGCTGGCTCCTCAATGATTGGCTGGCGATTGTCCAGAATATGGTCATGGGCATTTGCATTCCAGTCAAGTTGATTTAAACGCATAGAACTTATGTATGGCTGCTGGCAGCTCCCTGAAGCAATTGGGTTTCCTGACGTAACCAAACTCTTCTCTTCAGGTCCAGGAAGAGCAAGTCTAGCACTGTACCAAAAAAAAAACTTATTAGCAGTGAACTTTTCGTATTGAAATTGGAATAGAAACAAACCTTTTAGCAAGCCATCCATTGGCACTTTATTTGTTCTATCGAAAGAATTCATAGTTTTGCTAAGTTTGTGAAATCTATTGGACTGGAATAAAATCTTTTCCAACAACCCAATCTTTTTCCAACGAAACCAACTAACAAATTTTTTGCAGGGAAATATCATCAGTCGCTGCCGTCAAGAAAGTAGATGGTTAGCTTTTTATCCACGAGGGAGGTATTTTAGCTACAAATTAACACACTGCAATACACAGGTTCCACAGGAAAATAGGTCCCACAAACATGATAGAAGTTTAAATACCAGAGTGCAAGATGCATAGTTGATTAGCCCAGTACAGTGTATATCAAACTGTACATATATCTTGATAAATTACCTTGCAAATGCACTTGCAAAGTGCTTGCATTCAGCTCTCATTGGGCATGCATTGCAATTTGGCTTACTTTTTGTACAAAATACCTAACAGGGGAAAGAAGTAAAATAATTCAGTAACACACAGTAAGTCAGTTACATGTTGCTTTAATATATCTCATGTTCACCTTTCCAAACGTTATCATTTGATAGTGAAGCTCGTACCTGCACATAGTAAATTTTAACTATATAGCTGCAGATAAAGTCCTTTTCCAAAATAAGTAATTAACTGGGTTTCTAAGACTTACAATGTCCGTTGATCAAGCTTGCATAATCGAGGCCAGAGGTATTTCTGTATGTTCTCCAGCATTGGATACCTTCAAATTTGCATGATCAAACTCAGTAATTTGTGTATATACTAGTCAAACCAACCACAAGGATTTGAGGGCACTTACAGCTCCAACAGATGCAACTGAAGAGACTCAGGTAGGGGTTGAAGTGGCACCCATCCCAGCCTCACACAAATCCTACCAACATTTGTGTCCACCTACATAATCAAATGATACTGATGAACCTccaaaattaaataaataaatttaaCAAAATTTGGAATGGGAGGACATACAGGGAAAGCCATATGATGGAGTGTCAAAAGACGCACACACTCTACACTTTTCAGTCCAAGACCTCTAATGCTTAAGAGGTACTCCCTGAAAGAGACAACAGCAAGGAGGTTATAATTTTTAAATGTCAAAACTGTTCAACAAAAGAAATTTATATGCATTTATAGCCCATTGCGCGATGCCGCATAATATAATATGCTGCAAACATTTATTTCGGTCGACCATGCAAACTTCCCGAGTGAACGGTCATACAAGAGAATTGGACAAAAAACATTCATCTAAGGTTGAGGTCACATGGTCCATAACTTTTAGAATAACCCTTTTACATGTTGAAAAAACATTTTGAGGGCTCCCATCATCTCAAGACCCTATGAGTCCATCAATGATAACTTTTTAAATAACGAACACGTCTGCATGTATGCACTCAGTTATGACTTATGGCAGTGTTGAATTGGTCTTTTGATATGCATCCATATGTAACAAGAATGAAACACCACAAGAAAGCAGTCAGTGAACTATTCGTTCCACCCCTAATTGAGTTTTTGTTCAGCATCTTGTATTTGTTCAAAGAAGAAAAGGAGCACCAGATACTTCTTCCAGCCCAAAACAAAAATGACTAGTCTTTACTTTGCAGTTCCAAAATGAGACTTCGGCCATTAATGTGTAACATGGTATGTTAATTAAAGTCTATAAAGCTACTTTTCATAAGAATATGACCATTAGTTTTCTTGTGATAGGTCTACATATTTGTAATAGTATATGTGGCTAAGTATAATAAAATTTGAGTGGGGGCAGAATTACAGATCTACATGAGAGACCCTGCATTATTCTGATATGATCAAGCACCTCAGTCCAGATTATGTGCAGTTAAAGCCATTTATACATAATTGTCAAGGAGGCCCTTTTAAGAGTCACAGCTGAGTTGACAGGTTAACTACAATTTTAATCAGACCCATGTAGGTGGGATTTTGTTAA comes from Triticum aestivum cultivar Chinese Spring chromosome 5B, IWGSC CS RefSeq v2.1, whole genome shotgun sequence and encodes:
- the LOC123111558 gene encoding SKP1-like protein 1A, whose protein sequence is MASTAAGASSSGEVVAVGDESNKMFTLISSDGESFEITEEVGKMSQTIKHMIEDGCADNGIPLPNVPAKTLSKVIEYCNKHVVVDDNNASASEKEDLKSFDAKFIAVDQATLFDLILAANYLDVKGLLDLSCQTAADMVKGQPVEGIRKMFNLENDFTPEEEAEIRRENPWAFDL